The Bdellovibrio bacteriovorus genomic interval GATGCACGCCGATGGCGATCAAAGTGGCAATCAGGGCAAGATTCAAAAACTTCTTTTTGCTAGATGCTGTATTTTTCATGCTCTCATTGAAACGTAGATTCGTGTTTGAAATCAATCAAAATTATGTAAAAATCGGAAGCACGCTATCAAGGAAGACAGCATTGAACGACTTACAGAAGTGGATTCGCATCCGCAAAGAGCTTTATCTCCAAATGCAACGTCAGGTTCGCCATAGACTGGGCGAGGACACACCTGAGTTGATGCGCTACCATAAGACTTATAATAAAGAGTTTCTCAAGAAATGGACGGCGTCTAATAAAGAAGCACTTTGGGAGCAAGTGTCGCAATCTCAAGTCGTTATGATGGGGGATTTTCACGCACTTCATCAGTCGCAAAAGGCGCAATTGAGAATTCTGCGCAGCCTGCCTAAGGGGCGCAAAGTCGTGCTGGCGGTGGAGTTTTTCGAGGCCGCCGATCAAGAAAAAATCGATAAATATCTTTCGGGAAAAATTTCGGAAAAAGAATTTTTGAAGTCCGTGCAGTGGCAATCCAAGTGGGGATTTCCTTGGGAACACTATCGACCTTTAATGCGCTGGGCTCAGAAACATAAGATTTCCGTTCGGGGCCTGAATAAAAGCTACAAAAAAAGAACGGCGATGACCTTAAAGTCTCGCGATGTCTTTGCTGGAAAAAAGATCGCCGAGCTCGTGCAAGAGTTTCCTGATCATTTGGTTTTCGTTATCTACGGAGATTTGCATTTAGCTGCACCTCATATCCCTGAAGAAGTGACGAAAATTATAGGGAAGCCTTTTGCTAAAAAAATTCTGCGTATCTTTCAGAACTCCGAATCTATTTACTTTCAGCTTTTGAATAAGGAGTTAGAGGCCTCTACGGATTTGGTGCGTCTTTCGCAGAATATTTTTTGCCTGATGAGTGTTCCGCCTTGGGTAAAATGGCAGAATTATCTTATGTACCTAGAGCAAACTTATGATCTGGGCTTGAGAGATGAAGACGAAGACGACGACGACGACGAGGATGATGAACAGTTGGACTACACAGATCACGTCGGGCGTTATGTTAAAATCATCGCTGACGAGTTGGGGTTGAATGTTTCTGTCGACGCACTTTCTGTGTACACGGCTCGAGACAGCTCATTCTGGATGCAAGCGCGGGAATCTTACGACGTAAAAACTTTGCGCTGGATCGAAGCTATGATCGGAGAGGGAATGTCATTTTATCTACCCGAGATCAAAGCCGCTTATCTTGCAAGGGCGACAGTCAATCACGCGGCTTCTTTAGCGATGCGCTACATTCATGCTCAAAGCAGTGCGATGACTAAGATACTGATGGATGTTCCATCAGATTTTCTGAGTTTGATCTGGCTTGAAGGAACCGCGTATTTCGGATCGAAGATTATCAACCATAAAAGAAAAACAGATACAATTGCGGACATTAAAGCAAGCTTAGCCACACGCGGACCTTCCGAATTAGGAAAAGAAGCTTTGCAGTTAGCCCTTGCTCAGAAAATGCATGAATTGATGGTCATCACCGGAGTGCCCGGTCATCGCTTGCAGGCCAAGCCTCGCAAAAAATGGAGCTATATGATAGCGGCCCAATTGCTGGGTGGCATGTTGGGTGAAAGACTTTATAATGGGTATCGTAAGAAGATGGTGTCAACGACGACGCTTCGGCATTTTTTGTCGAAGCCCGTTGATAGCAAGCATTTTCAAGTCGCGTACTATGATATGTTGGAAGTGATAGAAAGTTTGCCGACTCTGTTTCACAGCAAGAAGGAAAAGTTATGAAAAGCAACTCGTGGTTTTACAACAAAGATTTAAAGCCTCAAGGTCCTTTATCACTGCAGGAAATGCGCGCGTTGATCCATCGTGGAGACGTGGGTCCCTATGATCTTGTATGCAACGACAGTTTGGGGGAGTGGAAGGCCGCTTGTGAATTCGCGGAATTTGAACGTTCTCTTTT includes:
- a CDS encoding ChaN family lipoprotein translates to MNDLQKWIRIRKELYLQMQRQVRHRLGEDTPELMRYHKTYNKEFLKKWTASNKEALWEQVSQSQVVMMGDFHALHQSQKAQLRILRSLPKGRKVVLAVEFFEAADQEKIDKYLSGKISEKEFLKSVQWQSKWGFPWEHYRPLMRWAQKHKISVRGLNKSYKKRTAMTLKSRDVFAGKKIAELVQEFPDHLVFVIYGDLHLAAPHIPEEVTKIIGKPFAKKILRIFQNSESIYFQLLNKELEASTDLVRLSQNIFCLMSVPPWVKWQNYLMYLEQTYDLGLRDEDEDDDDDEDDEQLDYTDHVGRYVKIIADELGLNVSVDALSVYTARDSSFWMQARESYDVKTLRWIEAMIGEGMSFYLPEIKAAYLARATVNHAASLAMRYIHAQSSAMTKILMDVPSDFLSLIWLEGTAYFGSKIINHKRKTDTIADIKASLATRGPSELGKEALQLALAQKMHELMVITGVPGHRLQAKPRKKWSYMIAAQLLGGMLGERLYNGYRKKMVSTTTLRHFLSKPVDSKHFQVAYYDMLEVIESLPTLFHSKKEKL